The Crocosphaera subtropica ATCC 51142 genome includes a window with the following:
- a CDS encoding alkaline phosphatase PhoX yields MAFTTTQPAQMIGLNGYDVKPLVTIGETIPTTAGDYTPVGILDGIGAFELDENTVRVLTNHELTSGSGYAYTLANGTALTGARVSYFDFDKQTLEVIDAGLAYDTIINRAGEEVDEASDLEFEGINRLCSSIYIEAHQFGEGYGFVDGIYFTGEETFGGTEFALDVATNTLYAVPWLGRAAWENVTQLDIGNTEEVAILVGDDREAAPLLLYVGKKDTTVDAGFLERNGLTGGKLYAWVPDGEVGDTDNEADPDNNPDPAGFNGTGNSLSGSFVEIEHYREDLVFDTDLNGDGIFDAADINSDGVIDATDASVHIDADGDGVFDGIDVDGDGTFDYDTLGFATQIYQDFLVAEAGAFQFSRPEDVATNPEDGTEAVLASTGRGGRFPDDNWGTTYKVEVDFSDLSADLDILYDGDDAGNGEFSDPDFGLRSPDNLDWADNGKIYINEDRSTSPGSLFGGTSGEEASIWELDPETGELTRIAQMDRSGVPVDPIAQTDPSPDDIGNWESSGILDVTELFGRENGNLFLFDTQAHSLRDGVIAEENLVQGGQLAFLAEIPTPRSESLPRTHAHNDYEHLFPLLDALSYGFVSVESDIWLYPDDNNNLRVAHDPVDDPATLPTIEELYLDPLQDLYEEFNNGGVYEDGTSLTLLVDIKSDGLSTYQRLHEVLTEYQTESPGLFTTYEQDGTGSYTVTPGAVTPIISGNRPRDFMESQEVRYAGYDGRRSDIGTNEDPGFMPLISDNWNNFFNGDLAWDGIGTIPEDTQAELANIVEQVQGEDKIVRFWNLPKDGPSVWEPLYEAEVDLINTDDLPGLSQFVESQLEAEPEVPDLVFGTSDDDYFDTEVPDEKGFIGEEQKLFAGSGDDIVDVTFAPGGNRIDLGSGDDYLFGGTDNRILAGSGDDVLLVGSGGGNNVITGGAGMDQFWLITDTVDLPLEANTITDFTSGEDVIGFATAELDFNGLTLTQEGSSTMINAFDQDLAILLNTDLSVLSAADFVFA; encoded by the coding sequence ATGGCATTTACCACCACTCAACCGGCTCAAATGATCGGTCTAAATGGCTATGACGTTAAACCATTGGTTACCATTGGTGAAACCATTCCAACCACAGCAGGAGACTATACTCCTGTTGGTATTTTGGATGGTATTGGCGCATTTGAACTCGATGAAAATACCGTTAGAGTTTTAACCAACCACGAATTAACCAGTGGTTCAGGTTATGCTTATACGTTAGCCAATGGAACCGCTTTAACCGGTGCCAGAGTCAGTTATTTTGACTTTGATAAACAAACCTTAGAAGTGATTGATGCAGGTTTGGCTTATGATACGATTATCAATCGTGCTGGAGAAGAAGTAGACGAAGCCTCTGACCTAGAATTTGAAGGAATTAACCGTCTCTGTTCCTCAATTTACATCGAAGCGCACCAGTTTGGGGAAGGGTATGGCTTTGTTGATGGTATTTACTTCACTGGAGAAGAAACTTTTGGGGGTACAGAGTTTGCCCTAGATGTGGCTACCAATACCCTTTATGCGGTTCCCTGGTTAGGAAGGGCAGCATGGGAAAATGTTACCCAACTCGATATCGGTAACACCGAAGAAGTGGCTATTTTAGTGGGAGATGACCGAGAAGCAGCACCCCTATTACTATACGTTGGGAAAAAAGACACCACTGTAGATGCAGGGTTTCTAGAACGGAACGGGTTAACAGGGGGTAAATTGTATGCTTGGGTTCCCGATGGAGAAGTGGGGGATACAGACAACGAAGCTGATCCCGATAATAACCCTGATCCTGCCGGATTTAACGGCACTGGAAATAGCTTATCTGGTAGCTTTGTAGAAATCGAACATTACCGTGAAGATTTAGTTTTTGATACTGACTTAAATGGTGATGGTATCTTTGATGCAGCAGATATCAACAGTGATGGAGTCATTGACGCAACTGACGCAAGTGTTCATATTGATGCTGATGGGGATGGTGTTTTTGATGGCATCGATGTAGATGGAGATGGTACTTTTGATTACGATACCCTAGGCTTCGCCACCCAAATTTATCAAGACTTTTTAGTAGCCGAAGCAGGAGCATTTCAATTTTCTCGCCCTGAAGACGTAGCGACCAACCCCGAAGATGGTACAGAAGCGGTATTAGCCTCTACGGGACGGGGTGGACGTTTCCCTGACGATAACTGGGGAACCACCTACAAAGTTGAGGTAGATTTTAGTGATCTTAGTGCTGACCTTGACATCTTATACGATGGGGACGATGCAGGGAATGGAGAATTTAGCGATCCTGATTTTGGGTTACGGAGTCCTGATAACTTAGACTGGGCAGACAACGGTAAAATTTATATTAATGAAGACCGTTCTACCTCTCCTGGTTCTCTGTTTGGGGGAACATCAGGGGAAGAAGCTTCTATTTGGGAATTAGACCCCGAAACTGGAGAATTAACCCGTATTGCTCAAATGGATCGTTCTGGCGTACCAGTTGATCCCATTGCTCAAACCGATCCCTCTCCTGATGATATTGGCAACTGGGAATCTTCTGGTATTTTAGATGTAACAGAACTATTCGGACGGGAAAACGGTAATTTATTCCTCTTCGATACTCAAGCACACAGTTTACGAGATGGAGTCATTGCTGAGGAAAACTTAGTTCAAGGGGGACAGTTAGCCTTTTTAGCGGAAATTCCTACTCCTAGAAGCGAATCTTTGCCTCGTACCCACGCTCACAACGATTATGAACATCTATTTCCTTTATTAGATGCTCTGAGCTACGGTTTCGTGAGTGTAGAATCAGATATCTGGCTGTATCCTGACGATAACAACAATTTACGGGTTGCTCATGATCCCGTTGATGATCCTGCTACCTTACCCACCATAGAAGAACTTTATCTTGATCCTCTCCAAGATTTATATGAAGAGTTTAATAATGGAGGTGTTTACGAAGATGGCACCTCTTTAACCCTCTTAGTTGATATCAAGAGTGATGGACTTTCGACTTATCAAAGACTGCATGAAGTTTTAACTGAATATCAAACCGAGTCTCCTGGTTTATTTACCACTTACGAGCAAGATGGAACTGGAAGCTATACGGTTACGCCTGGTGCTGTGACCCCCATTATTTCTGGCAACCGTCCCAGAGACTTTATGGAAAGTCAGGAAGTCCGTTATGCCGGTTATGATGGTCGCAGAAGTGACATCGGTACTAATGAAGATCCTGGCTTTATGCCTCTCATTAGTGATAATTGGAATAATTTTTTCAACGGGGACTTAGCTTGGGATGGAATCGGCACTATTCCTGAAGATACTCAAGCTGAATTAGCGAATATTGTTGAACAAGTCCAAGGGGAAGATAAAATCGTCAGATTCTGGAATTTACCTAAAGATGGTCCTAGTGTTTGGGAACCCCTATACGAAGCTGAGGTGGATTTAATTAATACGGATGATTTACCCGGACTCTCTCAGTTTGTTGAGTCTCAACTGGAAGCTGAACCAGAAGTTCCTGATCTCGTGTTTGGAACCTCTGATGATGATTATTTTGATACGGAAGTGCCTGACGAAAAAGGGTTTATCGGTGAGGAACAAAAGTTATTTGCTGGTTCTGGGGATGACATAGTAGATGTTACCTTTGCACCTGGTGGTAACCGCATTGACTTGGGTTCGGGAGATGATTATCTCTTCGGTGGTACTGATAACCGCATTTTGGCCGGATCAGGTGATGATGTCTTATTGGTTGGCTCTGGTGGCGGTAATAACGTCATTACCGGGGGGGCTGGAATGGATCAATTCTGGCTTATTACCGATACGGTTGACTTACCTCTTGAAGCAAATACCATTACTGACTTTACCTCTGGGGAAGATGTTATCGGGTTTGCGACGGCTGAGCTTGATTTTAATGGATTAACCTTAACTCAAGAGGGCAGTAGTACCATGATCAATGCCTTTGACCAAGATTTAGCCATTTTACTGAATACTGACCTTTCTGTTTTGAGTGCAGCCGATTTCGTCTTTGCTTAA
- a CDS encoding ankyrin repeat domain-containing protein: MIKKIRLNLSRIKELIAEGINVNRVDKNERFTPLLLAIKLRRKEIVKLLINAGANLYDSTYFEDNPFQARAK, translated from the coding sequence ATCATTAAAAAAATTCGTCTTAATTTATCGAGAATTAAAGAACTGATAGCTGAAGGAATTAATGTTAATCGAGTTGACAAAAATGAGCGTTTTACTCCTTTACTACTTGCTATTAAGCTGAGGAGAAAAGAGATTGTTAAGCTTTTAATTAATGCAGGTGCAAATTTATACGATTCAACTTACTTTGAAGATAATCCGTTTCAAGCAAGAGCAAAATAA
- the secF gene encoding protein translocase subunit SecF has protein sequence MQLNIIKWERLWWSISALVIAGGIIAMIISYTTFKAPLRPGLDFIGGTRLQLQLACAVEGTCEQSINVGEVRDILNQQELGNSTIQVLEGNILSIRTKNLDVDERTQLQQELNDKIGNFDSETIQIDTVGPTIGQELFESGILALLVSFFGIIVYLSIRFKFDYAFFAILALLHDVLVTAGVFAVLGLVAGVEVDSLFLVALLTIIGFSVNDTVVIYDRIRENTDRYSEELSINEIVENSVNQTLGRSINTTLTTLLPLVAIFLFGGETLKFFALALILGFIAGSYSSIFIASTSLAWWRNRQTLAKG, from the coding sequence ATGCAACTCAATATTATTAAATGGGAGCGATTATGGTGGTCTATTTCTGCCTTAGTTATCGCAGGTGGAATCATTGCCATGATCATTTCTTATACTACTTTTAAAGCTCCATTAAGACCGGGTTTAGACTTTATTGGGGGGACTCGACTTCAATTACAATTAGCTTGTGCGGTAGAAGGTACTTGTGAACAATCGATTAATGTCGGAGAAGTTCGAGATATTTTAAACCAACAAGAGTTAGGTAACAGTACCATTCAAGTTTTGGAAGGTAATATTCTTTCCATTCGGACTAAAAATTTAGATGTAGATGAAAGAACCCAATTACAACAAGAATTAAATGACAAGATAGGAAATTTTGATTCTGAAACGATTCAAATTGATACCGTAGGGCCAACAATTGGACAAGAATTATTTGAGTCAGGCATTTTAGCGTTGTTGGTTTCCTTTTTTGGCATTATTGTTTATCTCAGTATTCGATTTAAGTTTGATTATGCTTTTTTTGCTATCTTAGCTTTACTTCATGATGTCTTAGTAACCGCAGGTGTTTTTGCGGTTTTAGGATTAGTTGCCGGCGTAGAAGTTGATAGTTTATTTTTAGTTGCTTTACTAACAATTATTGGTTTTTCTGTTAACGATACTGTCGTTATTTACGATCGCATTCGAGAAAATACAGATCGCTACAGTGAAGAATTATCGATTAATGAAATTGTAGAAAATTCTGTTAATCAAACCCTTGGTCGTTCTATTAATACTACCCTTACCACTTTATTGCCTCTGGTTGCTATTTTCTTATTTGGTGGTGAAACCCTTAAGTTTTTTGCCCTGGCATTAATTTTAGGCTTTATTGCTGGTTCTTATTCGAGTATTTTTATTGCGAGTACCTCACTAGCTTGGTGGCGAAATCGTCAAACATTAGCTAAGGGTTAA
- the secD gene encoding protein translocase subunit SecD, with the protein MKQRRLLIGFIIALVIGAIALLNTIPLQLGLDLRGGAQLTIQLKPTEDVQTISQEDLEAAKTVLQNRVDGLGVAEPVVQTLGQDKIVVQLPGVTDPEQAERVLGGTAQLEFRQQRQGTEGQLPVEFNIRQQKEAELEALRQGEPTPEEEQRIAELTESIEESNQALLALFESVGLSGKNLKNARYGPTQGTEWEVIIDFDNEGGQKFAELTKNIAGTGRSIGIFLDDVLISAPVVGPQFAAAGITGGSAVITGNFTAETANELAVQLRGGSLPFPVEVVENRTVGATLGRDSIRRSIYAAVAGLVLVLIFMGVYYRLPGVLADLALAIYTLLTLACYSLIGVTLTLPGIAGFILSIGMAVDANVLIFERTREELRSGKTLYSGVESGFYRAFSSIIDSNVTTLIACGALFGLGSGLVKGFALTLAIGVLVSMFTALTCTRTFLLVTVLGLPGVRKKPELFCPNLPKTSNS; encoded by the coding sequence ATGAAACAACGACGTTTGTTGATCGGTTTTATTATCGCCCTGGTGATTGGTGCGATCGCCCTTCTTAATACTATCCCGTTACAACTGGGTTTAGACTTGAGGGGTGGGGCCCAATTAACGATTCAACTCAAACCCACCGAAGACGTGCAAACCATCTCCCAAGAGGACTTAGAAGCAGCGAAAACCGTCCTCCAAAACCGAGTGGATGGCTTAGGGGTAGCAGAACCGGTGGTGCAAACCCTCGGACAAGATAAAATTGTGGTGCAGTTGCCAGGAGTCACCGATCCTGAACAAGCAGAACGGGTATTAGGGGGAACGGCACAATTAGAGTTCCGTCAACAACGTCAGGGGACTGAAGGGCAACTACCGGTTGAATTTAACATTAGACAGCAAAAAGAAGCAGAATTAGAGGCTCTCAGACAAGGGGAACCTACCCCCGAAGAAGAACAACGCATTGCTGAATTAACTGAGTCTATCGAAGAATCAAATCAAGCCCTTTTAGCCCTGTTTGAGTCGGTAGGATTATCTGGTAAAAACCTGAAAAATGCCCGTTATGGCCCCACCCAAGGGACAGAATGGGAGGTTATTATCGATTTTGATAACGAAGGGGGTCAAAAGTTTGCAGAATTAACGAAAAATATCGCCGGAACTGGTCGCAGTATTGGCATCTTTTTGGATGATGTCTTAATTAGTGCGCCGGTGGTGGGGCCTCAATTTGCTGCTGCTGGTATCACTGGGGGAAGTGCGGTCATTACAGGGAATTTCACCGCCGAAACCGCTAACGAGTTAGCGGTACAGTTACGGGGAGGTTCTTTACCTTTCCCTGTGGAAGTAGTGGAAAATCGCACCGTTGGGGCAACGTTGGGACGGGATAGTATTCGACGCAGTATCTACGCTGCTGTGGCTGGTTTAGTGTTAGTTTTAATCTTTATGGGGGTTTATTATCGACTGCCTGGAGTTTTAGCGGATTTAGCTTTAGCTATTTACACGCTCTTAACATTAGCTTGTTATTCTTTGATCGGTGTTACGTTAACCCTGCCGGGCATTGCCGGGTTTATTCTTAGTATTGGCATGGCCGTCGATGCCAATGTTTTAATTTTTGAGCGCACCCGTGAAGAGTTACGCAGTGGCAAAACCTTGTATAGTGGGGTAGAATCGGGGTTTTATCGAGCATTTTCTAGTATTATCGATAGTAACGTTACCACTTTAATCGCCTGTGGTGCTTTATTTGGTTTGGGGTCTGGGTTGGTTAAAGGGTTTGCTTTAACGTTGGCTATTGGGGTATTAGTTAGTATGTTTACGGCTTTAACTTGTACTCGTACTTTCTTATTAGTAACGGTGTTAGGACTGCCAGGGGTTCGTAAAAAACCAGAACTATTTTGTCCGAATTTACCGAAAACGAGTAATTCTTAA
- a CDS encoding alpha-ketoacid dehydrogenase subunit beta, protein MAETLLFNALRQAIDEEMGRDDTVFVLGEDVGHYGGSYKVTKDLYKKYGELRVLDTPIAENSFTGMAVGAAMTGLKPIIEGMNMGFLLLAFNQIANNAGMLRYTSGGNFKIPMVIRGPGGVGRQLGAEHSQRLEAYFHAVPGLKIVACSTPYNAKGLLKAAIRDENPVLFFEHVLLYNLKENLPDNEYIVPLDKAEIVREGKDVTILTYSRMRHHCLQALKQIESQGYDPEIIDLISLKPFDLQTIGDSIRKTHRVIIVEECMKTGGIAAELIALINDNFFDELDAPVVRLSSQDIPTPYNGMLERLTIVQPPQISEAVDKLMTLHI, encoded by the coding sequence ATGGCAGAAACTTTATTATTTAATGCCCTGCGTCAAGCCATTGATGAAGAAATGGGACGAGACGACACAGTATTTGTCTTGGGGGAAGATGTAGGTCACTATGGCGGTTCCTACAAAGTTACCAAGGATCTTTACAAAAAATATGGAGAACTGCGGGTTCTCGATACACCCATTGCAGAAAATAGCTTTACCGGAATGGCGGTAGGTGCTGCAATGACTGGGTTAAAACCCATCATTGAAGGGATGAATATGGGCTTTTTATTATTAGCCTTTAACCAAATCGCCAACAACGCCGGAATGTTACGCTATACCTCTGGGGGAAACTTTAAAATTCCGATGGTCATTCGTGGCCCTGGGGGGGTAGGACGACAGTTAGGGGCTGAACATTCCCAACGGTTAGAAGCCTATTTCCATGCGGTTCCTGGCTTAAAAATTGTGGCCTGTTCAACTCCTTATAATGCCAAAGGACTCCTCAAAGCAGCCATTCGAGATGAAAACCCCGTTCTCTTTTTTGAACACGTTTTACTCTACAACTTAAAAGAAAACCTCCCCGACAATGAATATATCGTCCCCTTAGATAAGGCCGAAATTGTCAGAGAGGGGAAAGATGTCACCATTCTGACCTATTCGAGAATGCGTCATCATTGTTTACAGGCTTTAAAACAAATTGAATCACAAGGTTATGATCCCGAAATTATTGATTTAATTTCCCTAAAACCCTTTGATTTACAAACCATTGGGGACTCTATCCGCAAAACTCACCGAGTGATCATTGTTGAAGAATGTATGAAAACCGGCGGGATCGCAGCGGAATTAATTGCTTTAATTAATGATAACTTTTTCGATGAATTAGATGCGCCGGTGGTTCGTTTATCCTCTCAAGACATTCCTACCCCTTACAATGGAATGTTAGAACGATTGACCATTGTCCAACCCCCCCAAATTTCTGAAGCAGTGGATAAGTTAATGACACTGCATATTTAG
- a CDS encoding DUF2382 domain-containing protein: protein MALIKIEDYNPNYEDSILHGHRLNSFDLYTSADGNRVGSVRDILVDESGKIRYFIIDTGFWIFGKKVLLPIGLCRIDYTKGRVYASNLTEARVKELPRYDEDTTVDYTYEEKVRNIYPVPERRYAANQHDESSYDHDDHDRDLFGVREEDHGILKLYEERLIADKNRQKVGEVAVGKSIETQQAEASVPVENERVVIDRRTPTDPQEPVPSHETDFSNEEVARLEIHEETANIEKEAFVSEEVSVKKEVDRDVVTAQEKLRREKLDLDVEGRPTVEHNR from the coding sequence ATGGCACTCATAAAAATAGAAGATTACAATCCTAACTATGAAGATAGTATTTTACATGGACATCGGTTGAACAGTTTTGATTTATATACCAGTGCTGACGGAAACAGAGTTGGCTCGGTGCGTGATATTTTAGTCGATGAATCAGGAAAAATACGTTATTTTATCATCGATACTGGATTTTGGATTTTTGGTAAAAAAGTCTTATTACCCATCGGTTTGTGTCGAATTGATTACACTAAAGGCCGTGTTTATGCTTCTAACTTAACCGAAGCACGAGTTAAGGAACTACCGAGATATGATGAAGATACAACGGTAGATTATACCTATGAAGAGAAAGTAAGAAATATTTATCCTGTTCCCGAAAGACGTTATGCAGCCAATCAACATGACGAATCTAGTTATGATCATGACGATCATGATCGTGATCTATTTGGTGTTCGAGAAGAGGATCACGGAATTCTCAAGCTTTACGAAGAACGGTTAATTGCTGATAAGAATCGCCAAAAAGTGGGAGAAGTGGCTGTCGGCAAAAGCATTGAAACACAGCAAGCTGAAGCTTCTGTCCCAGTTGAAAATGAACGAGTCGTAATTGATCGTCGGACTCCTACCGATCCACAAGAACCGGTACCGAGTCACGAAACTGACTTTAGTAACGAAGAAGTTGCTCGTCTAGAAATTCACGAAGAAACAGCTAATATTGAGAAAGAAGCTTTTGTCAGTGAAGAAGTCTCTGTGAAAAAAGAAGTTGATCGAGATGTCGTTACTGCTCAAGAAAAATTGCGTCGAGAAAAACTGGATCTTGATGTAGAAGGAAGACCTACTGTTGAGCATAATCGGTAA
- a CDS encoding DUF2382 domain-containing protein: MKSQLSNHNSNNNQDEIKLLQERLKVEREKEKVGEVIVRKETETKVAIVPLQQEKLIVEQVNTDNSQVEKIAEVDLKKSQVREQRVESESASTIKEKFNSCQEATDYLQDIVRELSKQVTAVEIKLTVHNNQN, from the coding sequence ATGAAATCTCAATTATCTAATCATAACTCAAATAATAATCAAGACGAGATTAAATTATTACAAGAACGGTTGAAAGTGGAACGAGAAAAAGAGAAAGTTGGAGAAGTAATTGTTCGCAAAGAAACTGAAACCAAAGTTGCTATTGTTCCTCTACAGCAAGAAAAGTTAATTGTTGAGCAAGTTAATACTGATAATTCTCAAGTAGAAAAAATAGCAGAAGTTGATCTTAAAAAAAGTCAAGTTAGGGAGCAAAGAGTTGAGTCCGAAAGTGCATCAACTATTAAAGAAAAATTTAATTCTTGTCAAGAAGCTACAGATTATCTCCAAGACATTGTTCGAGAGTTATCGAAACAAGTTACTGCAGTAGAAATTAAACTAACTGTTCATAATAATCAAAATTGA